A part of Nyctibius grandis isolate bNycGra1 unplaced genomic scaffold, bNycGra1.pri scaffold_163_arrow_ctg1, whole genome shotgun sequence genomic DNA contains:
- the LOC137677364 gene encoding filamin-A-like, with protein MSAVGRAKAQEASPPGEAEGEMPATEKDLAEDAPWKRIQQNTFTRWCNEHLKCVQKRVGNLQTDLGDGLRLIALLEVLSQKKMGRKYNARPTFRQMQLENVSVALEFLERENIKLVSIDSKAIVDGNLKLILGLIWTLILHYSISMPMWDEEDEEEAKRQTPKQRLLGWIQNRLPHLPITNFSRDWQSGRALGALVDSCAPGG; from the exons ATGAGCGCGGTCGGGCGAGCGAAGGCGCAGGAGGCGTCGCCCCCGGGCGAGGCGGAGGGCGAGATGCCGGCGACCGAGAAGGACCTGGCGGAGGACGCGCCCTGGAAGCGCATCCAGCAGAACACCTTCACCCGCTGGTGCAACGAGCACCTCAAGTGCGTGCAGAAGCGCGTGGGCAACCTGCAGACCGACCTGGGCGACGGGCTGCGGCTCATCGCGCTGCTCGAGGTGCTGAGCCAGAAGAAGATGGGCCGCAAGTACAACGCGCGCCCCACCTTCCGCCAGATGCAGCTGGAGAACGTGTCGGTGGCGCTGGAGTTCCTCGAGAGGGAGAACATCAAGCTGGTGTCCATCG ACAGCAAGGCCATCGTGGACGGGAACCTGAAGCTCATCCTGGGGCTCATCTGGACGCTCATCCTGCACTACTCCATCTCCATGCCCATGTGGGAcgaggaggacgaggaggaggcGAAGCGGCAGACGCCGAAGCAGCGCCTGCTGGGCTGGATCCAGAACCGCCTCCCCCACCTGCCCATCACCAACTTCAGCCGCGACTGGCAGAGCGGCCGCGCCCTCGGCGCCCTCGTCGACAGCTGCGCGCCcggtgg